In a genomic window of Pseudomonas putida:
- the rhdA gene encoding thiosulfate sulfurtransferase: protein MSDFSGLPLVIEPSDLLPRLEARDLILVDLTSSARYTEGHIPGARFVDPKRTQLGQAPAPGLMPPQAALEALFGELGHNPDAVYVVYDDEGGGWAGRFIWLLDVIGHHKYHYIDGGLPAWLAAGLPMSIQVPPAVGGPVALTLHDEPTATREYLQSRLGAADLAIWDARGPLEYSGEKVLAAKGGHIPGAVNFEWTAGMDQARQLRIRTDMPQILEKLGITPDKEIITHCQTHHRSGFTYLVAKSLGYPRVKGYAGSWGEWGNHPDTPVEN, encoded by the coding sequence ATGTCTGACTTCTCTGGCTTGCCGCTGGTCATCGAGCCGAGCGACTTGCTCCCTCGCCTCGAAGCCCGCGATCTGATTCTGGTCGACCTGACCAGCAGCGCCCGCTATACCGAAGGGCACATTCCGGGCGCGCGTTTTGTCGACCCGAAACGCACCCAACTGGGCCAGGCACCTGCGCCGGGGCTGATGCCGCCACAAGCGGCACTCGAAGCCCTGTTCGGTGAGCTGGGACACAACCCTGATGCGGTCTACGTGGTTTATGACGACGAAGGCGGCGGCTGGGCCGGGCGATTCATCTGGCTGCTGGATGTGATCGGCCATCACAAGTATCACTATATCGACGGTGGCCTGCCGGCCTGGCTGGCAGCGGGATTGCCCATGTCGATCCAGGTCCCGCCTGCCGTTGGCGGCCCGGTTGCACTGACCCTGCACGATGAACCCACCGCCACCCGCGAATACCTGCAAAGCCGTCTCGGCGCGGCCGACCTGGCGATCTGGGACGCGCGCGGACCGCTGGAATACTCCGGCGAGAAAGTCCTGGCCGCCAAGGGCGGGCACATCCCCGGCGCGGTCAATTTCGAATGGACTGCCGGCATGGATCAGGCACGCCAGCTGCGTATTCGCACTGACATGCCGCAAATCCTCGAAAAGCTGGGCATCACGCCCGACAAGGAAATCATTACCCACTGCCAGACCCATCACCGGTCCGGCTTCACGTATCTGGTGGCCAAGTCCCTCGGTTATCCGCGGGTCAAGGGTTACGCCGGCTCCTGGGGCGAATGGGGCAATCATCCCGACACCCCTGTAGAGAATTAA